The genomic stretch TTGATGGAGGGGACACCCACCCGTTCAGGGCAGCTGGCTCTCCAGCGCGCCCCAGCGGGTCCGAATCCACTGGCGCACGTACTCGACTTCCTCCTCGTAGGAGTTGAAGTCCTGGCGCGTGTGCCAGTGGGGGAAGTTGCCGTGGCCGCCCCACGGGTCATTCGGGTCGCCGAAGTTGCGGTGCTTCTCACCCCACTTCGCCCAGTCTCGCCGCGCGGAAGGCGCCGTCTCCTGGACGTAGCCGTCGATGAGGGCCCGCATGACCTCCACGTTCAGCGTGTCGCGCAGCAGCGCCCGGTAGCGCTCGCGCATGGGCCCGGCGATGGTGGGGTCGGCCAGCATGCGCTGGAAGAGCAGGTTGTCCTCGCGGAACGTGGGGCGCGCCGTGGGGGAGGTCCGGGTGGTGTCGTAGGACTGCCCGAAGCTCGCGTCCAAGTCCCAGGGGATGAAGCGCCAGGGGCCGCCGGTGGCCGGGTCGTAGGCGTGGTAGGCATTCTTCGCCTGCGAGTCCACGCCCAGGATGAGCGTGTTGAAGATCCACCAGTCCTCGTAGTCCCGCGCATTCATCCGCTGCGGGAAGCCGGCGCGGAAGGCGTCCGCGTCCGAGTCCGCGATGAAGGCGGTGAGCGCTTCCAGGGGCGCGAAGGCGCCAGGCTCGCCTTCCTCGGGAGCGCCCTCCGACTTCTCGAAGCCTTCGTGGAGGCTGCTCTTGGGCGTGCCGTCCTTGCGCAGGCGCGAGAAGTTGGCGCGGTTGTCCACGGCCTTGAAGGCGTCCGCGTCCTTGTCGATGCCGTGCGCGGCCATCAGGCGCTTGTTGACGTGGTCCGCCACCGTGTAGAGGCCGACGTATTTGTTGTTGGCGTAGAGCACCGCGCTGTAGGTGCGCAGGTGGATGTGGCCCGGGCTCATCCGGCTCCACACGTCGAAGGCGAGCCGCGAGCGCATGTAGGAGTTGTCATTGAACGTGGTGATGAGCACCACGCGCTTGCGGTCCTCGAAGCCGTTTCCGAAGACAGGCTCGGTGAAGAGGTCCTCGTCCGGGAACTTCAGCGTGAGGCTGCGCTTGGGGAACACGCTGGAGGTGGCGCCCCGGTACTTCGCCTCCAGGTCGAAGCGCTGGCTCCGGTAGACGAGTTGCACCGGCCGGTAGCCGCCCGCCGTCAAGCCGCCCTCGTAGGAGAGGTGGAACACCGGCAGGCCGAACTCCTCCGTGTAGGCCGCCGGGTCGACGATGGGGACGTTGCCGGGCGCGGACTCGTTCTCCGCCACGCCGACCTTGAGCGTGCCCGTCTCGCCGGTGCGCTCTTCCCGGAGCGTGAGGTGCCACACGGCGGCCTGGTCCTTGCCGGGCGTCCAGCTCAAGGTGCCCGTGGCCACATCGAAGCGGGCGCCGGGTGGCAGGTTGTCCACGACGAAGCGCGTGTCCGGCGCTGCGTGGCCGGTGGTGCACGTCACGGTGGCGGAGACGGGCTCGCCCTCGAGCACCCAGCGTGGCTCGCCCGCGGTGGGGGCGCAGAGGTTGGACTGCGGCGGTGGGCCGCCATCGGGCTCGCCGCCGTCCGGAGTGCCTGGGCCGGTTCCCGAGTCGGGTGTCGTCCCTCCGTCCGTGCCATCGGGAGGCAGGCCCGCGTCGGGACGCGTCCCGTTGTCAGGGGCCTCGCTGGAGGGGGCCGGAACGCCACGGCTTCCGGTGTTGCCACCGCATGCCACCAGCAGCCCCGCGACTCCGGCCAGAAACATCCTTGGAAAGCGTTCCCCTCCCACCTGGTCCCTCCCCCTCGAACAACGCCACGTCACGGTTCGCAGGATTAACCATTCCGTGACGTGCCTGGCACCCCCCGTGGTGTCGGCTGTTGTCGGCTCGTGGACGCCGCCGGAGGGAGGGCGCCCAGTGAGGCAATGACGGGGCATGCGGTGTCGGGTGGGCAACCTCCCTGCGCCAGCAGCTTCTGGATGGCGCGCTTCATCCGCTGGAGGTCCTTCACGCGCGCGTCGATGGCCTGGAGCTTCGCCGCTGCGAAGGTCTCCACCTCGGAGGGCGAGGGGATGCGCCCGTCCGACATCGCGAGGAAGGCGGCGACCTCCCGCAGCGTGAAGCCCAGCTCCTGCGAGCGCCGGATGAAGCGCACGCGCGTCACGTCCCCGGGGGTGTACTCGCGGTAGCCGCTCTGCGTCCGGCGGGGTGGGGGCAGCAGCTTGCGCCGCTCGTAGAACCGGAGCGTGGGAATGCCCACGCCCGCGGCCCGTGCCAGCTCGCTGATGCGGAGGGGGGCGGCGTCAGGCCGTCTGGGAGCGGGGCGCGTGGGCATGGTGGTTCCTCCACCACTGGAGGATGGCACCCCCCTGGACGAAGAACCACGTCAGTTCCAGCGCGAGCATGACCGCGAGGATGCCCGTCTGACCCGATGCGAACGCCACGCCCATCCACAGCGAGAAGCCGGCGCGGCCCAGGGTGTCCGCGGCGCCCAGGGCGGGCTCCGGCTTCCACAGGCGCAGCAGGGACCACACGGTGACGATGGTGCCCATCAGGCTGACGAAGAAGAGGTGCATGGGGCCGAACTCCGGCGGAGAGGCGCCGGGCAGGCCAAGGGCGACATGGAGGTGGTGCAGCTTCTCCAGGAGCCAGCCCGCTGTCCACGGCGTGGCGAACGGGGCGGTGACGACGAGGTCGTAGAGGGCGCTGGCCTGGATGATGCGAGTGGGTTCGTTCCGGTTCATGCGCGGAACGTTACGGTCTGCACCAAGGTGCAGGGTCAAGCGCCCTTGTCTAGCAGGGCGCTATCCAGCCTTGAGGCGCACGGAATCAGAGGCGTGCTTCGCAAGCGCCTCGGCGATCTGGTCCGACTTCCACAGCGGGTCCAGGCAGGGGCAGAAGTAGCCGGGGCCCGCCTTCTCGCGCACGGCCCAGGCGAAGAATTCGCGGGCGGTGTCGTGGAGCTCCTCGGGGAGGAAGAGGGCGGCGACGTCGTACTCGGTGAAGCGGAGCAGGCCCGGCACGCGCCACTCGCGCTCCCAGTCGAAGCGGTAGCTGTAGGGCGCGTTGTGGTGGTCGCCCTGGATGTCCACGAAGGGCGTCATGGACCAGATGGGCTCTTGCTGGGGCGAAGTCGCCGCGAGCGCGCGCTCCACCTGATGCTTCAGGGCGAGGTGCGCGGGGGAGGCGTACTGGACGTACCAGACGGGGCCGCCGCCCTGGGAGAGGATGTAGCTCTTGCTGAAGCCAATGCCATACAGGCTGCGGCGCTGGACGAGCCGGGCGAGCTGGTCCAGGGGAATCTCGCTGAAGCACACGGAGCGGTGGCGCTCGGCGACGGCGGGCTCCCGGCGGGCGATGCCGAAGCCCTCGGCGCCGGGGATGAGCGTCCGGGCGCCGAGGATGCTCATCATGTTCTGGTAGGCGTCAAGATAGGGCGGTCCCGGCTTCGTGAAGTGAACCACGAAGTCAGACATGTCTCGCCACTGTGGATTCGTCTGGTAGCCGAGCATCATCCCTACTCCGCAGGCAATGTCCCGGACAGCGCGGGTGGATGCAACTCGAACGACGCGTGGCTCGCCGTGCCTGCCTGTCTGGCATTCGGGGGGACGGCGCCGTGTCCTCGCCTACCTCGCCCTGCGGTCAGGCAGGTGCTGGAGCGCTTGAAACTGCCCGTGGACGTGACGCCTCTTGCACCGGCACGAGGGCCGCCGCAGCCAGGCTTCTGGCCGTAAGGGCCTCACCCCTCAGCCTTCGGCGCCGCGCTCTCCCGCCCCACGCTCGGCAGCGGTGTGTCCATTCACGTGCCGCAGGGGCCCCGCCCTCTCTGGACGGACCACGCGAAGGGGCGCTCTTGTCCGTCCGCTCGCGTCCGCCCTTCGGTGAGCCCGTTCTCCCGCGCCAGATGGTGCGCCGCACGTGCAGCTTGCCGCGCTGAAAGTCCACGTCGCGCCACTGGAGCCCGAACAGCTCGCCCTGCTGCAGCCCCGTCTTGAGGGGCACCAGCAGCAGCCGGGCGCTCAGGACTCGCCTGAACATCTGGCGGCTGCCGCGCCTTGGCATGCTCCATGCCGGCCACGCTGACCCGTTGCGGGGAACGGACCGGCCTGATGGACCTGCCCGCCGGCGCGGCCGCTCGCAACCGTGTCGGCCTTGTCTGTTCATTCGCGGCCGGGCGGCGCGCCGGCGTCGTCGCCGTGGCCGAACGACGCATCTGGGCTGCGCCGAACATCCCCCGGCCGTTGTGCCGCTCGGCGGGAAGGCGCTGGCGGCGGGCCGGCATGGCGCGGGAAGTGCGCGACCTGGGCCGGGCGCGCATTTCCCGCTGATTTTTTTCACAGTGCCTGCGAGAGTGAAAAGTGCGCCATTTCAGGTTGTCGAATTTTTGGATTTTGCGGCCATGGCCCACCTGCGGGCGGCGTCAAAGGCGCGGCTCGCGACGCGCCCGGCGAACCCATGGCCTTACCTTGCCACAATGCTTGACGCGCGATGGAATGGATGAGGTCGAACATGTCTGGAAAGTCGGTGCTGGCAGCGTCGCTTGTCGCCTTGGCCTGCGCGCCGGCGACCGCGCAGACGGGGCAGTGGTCGCAGCCGACGAAGACCGAGCAATGGTCGCAACCGCCGCAACAGCAGCCGCAGGCCCAGCAGCGCCCGCAGGCGCAATCGCCCGCCCCGGCGCCGTCCGCGCCGGGCGAGGGTGGGCCCGGCCAGTCCCAGCCGGGCCTCTGGTCCAGCCCCACCACCACCCAGCAGGTCGATCCCCGGGCGATGGACAATCCGGAGGTCGTCCAGTCGCAGGGCAAGGTCCCGGCCGGCATGGTGGGGCGCTGGAATCTGTGGGTGCCGGGCGGCATCTGGTACAGCGCCGACGGCAGCCGCATCTATCGCAACTATACGCAAGGCGCCGCCATGAACAGCCTGACCATCCGCGCCAACGGCACCTACAGCTGGGGCGGGACGACGGGCCGGCTGACGGAGATCCGCCCCTGGTTTGCGCAACCCGGCGAGCGCTATTTCGCCGTCCAGCTCGATGCCAACCTCAAATACATGGCGCGCCACGATGCGGGGAAGGGCAAGATCGACCTGTTATTCTGGGGGGTGGGCGGCCACGCGGCGACCGGCACGCGCTGAGGCGTGCGGCGGCGCCTCAGCGGCCTCCGCGCCCGACCTGCGATGCCGCGGCCGCTGCGGGGGCGCGCCATCGCCTGCGTTCGCGGCTCGGCTGCGGCGCCCATGCCGGCCCCGTCGCATCATCCCCCGAGCACGGCGTCAGCAGCGCCGCAGGACTCTCGTAACGCGTGGCCCGAAGAACGGGGGCAGATCACTCCCTCAATCTGGGCGTGCACCCGTCTCCTGAAGCGCGGGGATGGCAGTGATTTCTGAGTATGCTCTCGTGCTTTCCACCGCAGTGAGCACAGGGAGGTCTGGCGCATGAAGCTGCACAACGTGTTGCTTGGAGTCGTGGCCGCGGGGCTGATGATGGGGTGCGGCGGCGCCGCTCCCGAGGACATGCCCGAGACGGAGGCGCAGGAGTCGGCGCTGTCGACGTGCGGCTACGTCCAGGGGCCGGAGTCCTATGTCTCGTCGGAGGAGGCCTGTGAGATGGCGCTCCACTTCGCGCCGCAGTTCTGTTCGGGGCTCGGCGGGGTGCGGTCCATCACCAACCGCTGCCTCATCACGGACGGGCCGCCGTATCTGGGCTCCTACCGCGTCTGCTGCAACCAGTAATCCTCAGGGCCGCGAGGCCGTGACCCAGACGCCGGGCCTGGGGCGCAGGGTGATGGCGGGCGTGGGGTGGATGACCTGACCCGGCGTCAGGTTGAGCCGGACGCGTTGGAACAGGGTGGCCAGCACCAACACCAGCTCCATCAGCGCGAATTGGTTGCCAATGCACTGGCGCGGCCCTCCGCCGAACGGGAACCAGGCGAAGCGTGGACGCGCCTGCTCCTGTTCGGGGAGGAAGCGGTCCGGGTCGAAGCCTTCTGGATTGTCCCAGATGCGCGGGTGCCGGTGCGTCACCCAGGGCGCGAGCATCAGATGGGCGCCTTCGGGAATCCGGAATCCGCACACGAGGTCCTCCTCGGTGGCGATCCGGGAGAGGGTCCATGCCGGCGGATAGAGCCGCATGGATTCGTCCACCACTCGGCGGGTGAGTTCCAGCCGGGGCAGGTCCTCGTGCGTGGGGTTGCGGCCTCCCAGTTCACGTGCCAGCTCTGACTCCATGTCCCTGCGCACGCCCGGGTGCTGGGACAACAGCATGATGGTCCATGCCAGCGCGCTCGCCGTCGTTTCATGGCCGGCGATCAGCACGGTCAGGACCTCGTCGCGGAGCTGCGTGTCGCTCATCCGCTCGCCCGTGTCGTCGTCGTGTGCCTCCATCATCATCTGCAGCAGGTCGTGGTGCTCACTCCCCTCGCGCCGTCGCTTCGCGATGATGCCGTGCACCACGCGGTCCAGGCTGCCGACGTCGCGCTCGAATTGCCGATGGGCGGGAAGCGGTAGGCGCAAGGGAATCGGCACGGGTTGCGTGAGCCGCTTGTAGACAAACACTTGCATCCGGCTCAGCACCTTCGCGATGTCACGCGCGGCGCTGCTGACGTCGGCGCCGAACAACGTCGTGCTGGCGATACGAAGCGTCAGGCGGGTGAAGTCCTCGGCCACATTGAACGCGGCGCCCGTGTCGGCGCGGGTCTCCAGCGTGGCGGCGAGGTCCTCAGCCGCGTCCACCATGGTGCTCGCGAAGCCCGCGACGCGTTGGCGATGGAAAGCGGGTTGCGCGAGCCGGCGCTGCCGCAGCCAATGGTCACCCTCGCTGGTGAGCAGGCCGTGGCCCAGCAGTTCTCGAAGCACCATGAATCCGCGTGACTGTTTGCTGTAGTTGCGCGCATGGTCTTGAAGGACGTGGCGCACGCCATCCGGGTGCGCCACCAGGATGAGGCAGGCGGGCCCCATGGGGAGGCGCACCACGTCGCCGTATTCCCGCACCTGGGCTTGCAGGAAGTGGAGCGGGTCCTTTCTCAGGGCACGGAGATGTCCGAGCAGCGGGGCTCCTGGTGACATGGGCGGAAGGGGCGCGGCGGTCGACGCACCCGCTGGATGGATGGACATGGCCGCGAGCTTCCTTCCTGGCAACGAAGCCTCATGCTGGGCATGGGGTGTTCATCCCCGGCGGGAAGCGCATCCGGGCCCGGCTCCGGCCCGTTGGAGGGCGCACGCTGGCGGACTAACATTGGCCTCTTCTTGACGAGGGAACGCTCTTGGAAACCCTGTTCCGAAATGGTCGCCTGGCGCTCGCCGCCGTGCTCGTCCTGGCCCTGTCGCCCATGGCCCTGGCCGCCGCGGGCAGTCCGCAGCTCCAGGCCTTCTTCCAGCAGGATCTGACCAGCGCCGACTACCAGCAGAAGGTCTACTCGCGCGTCGCGGGGAAGTGGCGGCAACCCGGCGCCAAGGGCACGCCCGGGTTGGGAAAGAAGACGGTGGTCCGGGCCGTGATTGGCCGGGACGGCAAGCTCCTCTCCGCCGACGTGTCCACGGAGTCCGGTTCGAAGACGTGGGATGCCGCCGCGCTGTCGGCCGTGAAGAAGGCCGCGCCCTTCCCGCCGCTGCCGGCGAGCTTCCCCGGCGCCACGCTGGATGCCCACTTCCACGTGGCCTGGGTGGCCGGGCCCTGAACTCGGGCGACGCACGGCGGTTGATTGGGGAGGGCGCTCCCGGGCGGACACGCGGTATATGGTGCGCCCATGGCGACTCCTCATATCTCCGCTGCCCCTGGTGACTTCGCTGACGTGGTCCTCATGCCCGGCGACCCGCTCCGGGCTCGTTACATCTCCGACCGCTTCCTGGAAGGTGCCCGCGAGGTCACCTCCGTGCGCAACATGCTCGGCTTCACCGGGACCTTCCGGGGCCGGCGCGTGTCGGTGATGGGGCATGGCATGGGCGTTCCCTCCATCTCCATCTACGCCACCGAGCTCATCAAGACGTATGGGGTGCGCGTGCTCATCCGCGTGGGCAGCTGCGGCGCGCTGAGCACCGACGTGAAGGTCCGGGAGGTCATCGTCGCGACGGGGGCCGGCACGGACTCCAACGTGAATCGGATGCGGCTGATGGGGCATGACTTCGCCGCGGTGGCGGACTTCACGCTCGCGCGCCGGGCCATGGAGGCGGCGGAGCGGCGCAACAAGCCTGTGCGCGCCGGCCCCGTCTTCACCTCCGACCTCTTCTACCACCCGCAGGAGCAGCTCAACGCCACCCTGGCGCGGATGGGTGTCCTGGCCGTCGAGATGGAGGTCGCCGGCCTCTACGGCGTGGCCGCGGAGTCGGGCGCCCGTGCGCTGGGGCTGCTCACGGTGTCGGACCACATCATCACCGGGGAGAGCCTCACGCCGCAGGAGCGGCAGACGACGTTCGACGAGATGATTGAGCTCGCCCTGGACGTCGCACACGCCGAACCCACGCCGTAGCGCCTTGTCGGAGGGCAGGCGGGCAGGGTGCCTGTCCGCTCTGAAGGTACGAGAGGGCCGCTCTCGGAGCGCTTTCCAGCGCCGGGGGCGGTCAGATTTCCCGGACGGTGCTTTGTGCCCAGCGGGATTCCGGGCCATCCTCCGGCCCGGTGCGTTACCCAATCTGGCTCCTCCTCGTTTGCGCCGGCTGTGCCGCGCGTATCTCCCCCCATGCTGGCACTGCGCCGGCCGCCGCCGTGCGTGCCCAGGACTCCGTCCCCGTGGCCGCCGCCAAGCCGCCACCAGAGGCTCCGCCGCTGGCGTCCGCTCCCGCCGCCGAGCCGGTGGCAGAGGCTGCTTCCGAGCCCACGTCCACCGCGGATGGCTGCGCGCTGAGCGCGGAGGACCTGGAGTCCGAGGAGGAGGAGCTGGCCGAGGGCGAGGGCGACGACGGCGAGAAGGAGACGCCGGACGCCGTGGCCGCGGGCGCCGCTTCGACAGGGCCGCTCTACACGGCTGACATCTCCGATGCGGAGCTGGCGCGGCGGTGGAAGGACGAGATTGCCTCGCTGGGCTCCATGGCCGTGGGCTTCGCGCACAGCGGCCGGCTGGTGAACGCCAGGCAGTTCCCCCAGGGGGACGATTGGATCGTTGTTACTCCCGCGGGCGCCTGGGCCACCGAGGAGACCGTCAACTACCTGGCCGAGGCCATCCGCGACGTGCGCGCCCGCTTCCCGAATGCGCCTCCGCTGCGGGTCAATGGGATGAGCCACAAGGAGGGCGGCTACATGCGCCCTCACAAGAGCCACCAGAACGGCCGTGACGTGGACGTGGGCTTCTACTACCCGACGGTGGACCCCATCCGGACCCGCGCGCGCGAGCACGTCATCGACGTGGGCATGAACTGGGAGTTCATCCGCTCGGTGCTCGTGAAGACGGACGTGCAGATGATTCTCGTCGACCGTCGCGTGCGGAAGGTCATCTACGACCACGCCGTGCGCGCGGGCGAGGACAAGGCGTGGTTGGACTCGATTTTCAATGACGGCCCCACGGGCGTCGTCCGGCACGCCCGCGGCCACCGCGACCACTTCCACATCCGCTTCCACAATCCGCGTGCCCAGGAGCTGGGCCGTCGGGTGCAGCCGTTCCTGGCGCTCCAGCCGGAGCACAATGTGACGACGCACCGCATCCGGAACGGTGACACGCTGGGCGGCATCGCGCTCAAGTACGGGTCGTCGGTGGCGATGATCAAGAAGGCCAACCGGATGAAGAACAACTTCCTGCGCGCCGGGAATCGGCTGTCCGTGCCCCTTCGCGGGCCCTGCACGAACTGTCCCGTGCCGCCGCCGTTCGTGCTGCCCACCCGGCGCCTGCCGCCGGACGCGGTGGCTCCGGCGATGGTCGCCGCCGCTCCCTCGGCGAAGGCGGAGAACGGTTGTGCGCGGCCGGAGGGGGCTGTTGCGCAGGAGGCGGCCACGGTCGTTCCCGTGGTGGGCGCGGCCTCCGTCGAGGCGGCTTCGACCGTGTTGTCCTCCGCTCCCGCTGGGGAGTCGGCTCCGGTGGTGAGGTCGGCTGTGGGGACCTCCGTGGACGTGGCTGCGGTGAAGCCTGCTGCAGGGACGTCCGTCAATGTGGCTTCGACGGTGAAGCCCGCGAACGCCGTCAACGTGGCGTCGACGGTGGTTCCCGCCGCGGCGGAAGGGGCCTCGGCGACGACGCCCGCCGCCACGGATACCGCGGTGGCGCATCCCGCTTCCGCCAAGCCGGCTCCGGCGGAGCAGGCCGCTGCGTCCAGCCCGGCTCCGGCGGCGAAGCCCACCGTCGTACCGACGCGCGAGAAGGGCGAGGGCGCCGCGGGCATCACTCACGGCCGCTGACCTGTCCTCCACCGGCCATGCAGGCTTGGGCCCCGTGTCTCCCATGTGGTGACACGGGGCTCGTTCGTTCCGGAGTGTGGTAGGCACGGGCCGTCCATGGCGTTTTCACCGCACAAGGGCCGCTCGCTGGCCCACAAGGCCCGTCAGCGCTCCCCCGGCCACCACTACAACGCGAGCTTCATGTCCGCCGCCGACCGCGCGGAGGCCCTGAGCTGGCTCGCGACGCTCCACCCGCTGTGGGAAGAGCGCTACTCCAAGCACTTCCCCCCGCCACCGGGGCAGTCCCAGCGGCGGCTGCTGCGGCCGGTGTACTGGCTCGGCAACTGGCAGTTCGCGTGCCTCGACTACTACCACCCGCCCAAGGGCATCCTGAACCGGTGCGTCCAGGCCGAGCCCTTTCCGGCGGTGCTCCAGCGCCAGGTGACGAAAATCGAGGAGCTGGCGCGGCGGATGTACCGCGGGCCGGACATGCCTCCCCGCTGGCACCTCAACACCTGCCTGGTGAACTTCTACGGGAGCCGGTTGGAGGACGGGCGCTGGGTGGACACCGCCCGCGTGGGCGAGCACAAGGACTTCGAGCCGGGCCCCGTGGCCTCGCTGTCCTTCGGTGAGCGTGCCCTCATCCAGTTCGTCACCTCCACCCGCCCGGGCGAGCGCGACGCGGTGGTGCTGGAGCAGTGGCTGGATGACGGCTCGCTCCAGCTCTTCGGTGGTGCGCGCTGGAAGGACCAGACGTTCCACCGCGTGCAGCGGGTGGACACGCGCACGGGCAAGACGCTGGCCCCGGAGCTGCCGGACTTCCGCACCCGCCGCATCAACCTGACGTTCCGCTACGTGCCGGACGAACACGTCATTCCGTTCGCCGCGCTCTCCCCCGAGGCGCGCGAGGACGTGCGGCCCTACATGGCGCAGCTCGCCCAGGGCAGCGCCTTCTTCCGCGATGCCCTGGCGCGCGAGGCGCCGGGCACGCCGGCCTGACGCAAGGCAGCCCCGCGCCTACGAGCGGCGCTTGCCATGCGAGCGCGCGTGCCGTCCCGGTGCCTGGTCCGGCGTGCGCTTCGACTGTCCGTGGTCCTTCTGCGGAGGGCCCGGGTCCTTCTGCGCGGCGAGGAAGCTCTCCCACGCCTCCTTGAAGACGGGGTCCTCGCGCGGCACCTGGACGCGGGGAATCTCCGAGCGCATCAGCTGCTCGATGCGCGTGATGACCTGCCCTTCGCGCGTGGTGGCGAAGGTCGAGGCGACGCCGCTGGCGGCGGCCCGGGCTGTGCGGCCGATGCGGTGCACGTAGTCCTCGGGCGCATGGGGCAGGTCGTAGTTGATGACGTGGCCCACGTCCTCCACGTCCAGCCCGCGCGCCGCGATGTCGGTGGCCACGAGGCAGCGGTAGGTGCCGTTCCGGAATCCCTCCATGGCCTGCTTGCGCTGGTTCTGCGTGCGGTCCGCGTGCAGCACCGCGGTCCGGTGTCCCGCGCGCTGGAGCGCCCGCTGGACCTTGTCCACGCGCTCCTTCGCCCGGGTGAACACCAGCGCCGTCGCAGAGTCCTGGGCCAGCAGGGTGAGCAGCAGCGGCGTCTTCTCCTCGGGCCGGAGGAAGTACAGCCGTTGCTCGGCGCGCTCGGCGGGCGTGCCGCTGCGGGTGACCTCCAGGCGCACGGGCTTGTACAGCCGGCTCTTGGCGAAGCGGGTGACGTCGGGCCCGAGCGTCGCGGAGAACAGCAGCGTCTGCCGGCGGCGAGGCAGGTGGGCGACGATGCGTTCGAGCTGCGGCAGGAAGCCCATGTCGAGCATCCGGTCCGCTTCGTCGAGGACGAGCGCTTCCAGGTGCGGGAAGCGGATGTCGGTGTTCTCCATCAGGTCCACCAGCCGCCCGGGCGTGGCGATGACGAAGGAGGGCAGCGTCTTCAGGGCATTGACCTGCGCGCCCATGTCCTCGCCGCCAATGACGGTGGCGTGCGTGAGGCGGCGGGGCTCCGCGAAGAAGCGCACCGGCTCAGCGATCTGCTGGACCAGCTCACGCGTGGGGGCCAGCACCAGCGCGAGCGTGCCCTTCTTGCCCGCGAGCCGTTCCACCAGCGGGAGGACATACGCGGCCGTCTTGCCCGTTCCGGTGGCCGCGCAGCCGATGACATCCCTACCGTCGAGTGCTGGAGGAATGGCCTGCTGCTGGATGGGGGTGGGCTGCGTGAAACGCGCGCGGCGCAGGGCGCCCAGCGTCTCCCGCGAGAGGCCCAGTTGTTCGAAGGAGTCGCTCACGGCTTGGGGGTACCACGTCGCGAGGCCTCGTGGGAAAGGGCCTCGCGGGTCAGGCGCCGTGATTCCCGCCCGCCAGGAGGGCATGATGGCCGGATTGGAACATCTGATGCCCTTCACTCCGCTGCCGGTGGTCCTGGATACCAACGTGGTTCTAGACCTCTTCGTGTTCGATGACCCCTACACACGCCCGCTGGCCGAGGCCCTTGCTGCGGGGACGCTGACCGCCTGGACGGACGCGGACACGCTGGCGGAGCTGGGCTACGTGCTGGCGTCGCGCAACTTTCAACCCGGCTTGGGAGCGCCCCAGCGGACCGCTGCGTTCGAGCGCTACCGGGCCCAGGTCCATCTGGCTCCGTCCGCCGAGTCCGTGCCCACGCCGTCATTGCCCCGCTGCCGGGACCGGGACGACCAGAAGTTCCTGAGCCTGGCCGCGCGAGCCGGAGCGGCGTGGCTGGTGAGCAAGGACAAG from Myxococcus xanthus encodes the following:
- a CDS encoding DEAD/DEAH box helicase, which encodes MSDSFEQLGLSRETLGALRRARFTQPTPIQQQAIPPALDGRDVIGCAATGTGKTAAYVLPLVERLAGKKGTLALVLAPTRELVQQIAEPVRFFAEPRRLTHATVIGGEDMGAQVNALKTLPSFVIATPGRLVDLMENTDIRFPHLEALVLDEADRMLDMGFLPQLERIVAHLPRRRQTLLFSATLGPDVTRFAKSRLYKPVRLEVTRSGTPAERAEQRLYFLRPEEKTPLLLTLLAQDSATALVFTRAKERVDKVQRALQRAGHRTAVLHADRTQNQRKQAMEGFRNGTYRCLVATDIAARGLDVEDVGHVINYDLPHAPEDYVHRIGRTARAAASGVASTFATTREGQVITRIEQLMRSEIPRVQVPREDPVFKEAWESFLAAQKDPGPPQKDHGQSKRTPDQAPGRHARSHGKRRS
- a CDS encoding putative toxin-antitoxin system toxin component, PIN family, with the protein product MMAGLEHLMPFTPLPVVLDTNVVLDLFVFDDPYTRPLAEALAAGTLTAWTDADTLAELGYVLASRNFQPGLGAPQRTAAFERYRAQVHLAPSAESVPTPSLPRCRDRDDQKFLSLAARAGAAWLVSKDKRVLSMADRAGLSFAILTPRQAVARLPPRG